In Bacteroides cellulosilyticus, the genomic stretch TTGTATCGAAGTCCGGATCGGCAGTGGGTGGCAATTCACCGTCTACTGTGGCCGGTTCAATATTCAGCGGCAATGCACCACCCCAGATTTCGAAGATATTGTAATAAGCCCAGGCACGGAGTGTACGTACTTCGCCTTCATAAGCTTTCAGTTTCTCATCGGTCATCTTCAGGTCGGCAGAAGTTAACCTCCCCATATCAGCCAATAAAGTGTTACACAGGCCGATAGTGGTCCATGCATTCTCCCAGGCACTGCGGATAATCTTGGCATCGGGAGTCCAGTTCTGGATGGAGAAGATGAACTTTTCACCCTCATCATATCCCCACTGACCGCCATTCCATACACGCCAGGTCACCTGATCGGCAGGAAATTCCTGCATGTACCAGAAGTATTCGGCATAACTGGTAGCCCCTGTGGAGTAGATGGTAGCTACCGCACTCTTCACACTATTCTCGTCCTGATAATAGACGCCGGAGTCTACACGGTCGAACACTTCTTCCGTAAGGTCGAAGCAACCGCTCAATGAACAACCCAGAATGATTGCCAACAGACATTTATATTTCAGATATTTCATAATTCTTTTCTGTATTAATGATTAAAACGATAGCCTTATTTGAAACGGATATTCAAGCCTACGCTCAACTGGGTAGCCGAAGGATAGGCGCTGTTTGTATCTACACCCGGAGTCAGTCCGTTGATGGCAACGGCTGAGGGATCGTTACCGGAATAACCGGTCAGCGTAAACAGATTCTTAGCTGTCAGATAAACTCTCATACCCTTGATGAACTTGTTTTCTTTCGGGGTGATGGTATATCCCAGAGTCAGGTTATCCAGTTTAAAGTAATCGCCCTTTTCAAGGAAGAAGGAAGAGATCACACCGCCACCGGTTGTAATATCCGCATCTTTTCCATAAGCATCGCGCAGCACATTGTCCGTACCGCAACCTTTCAGCCCCATTCCGTAACGACGCATATTGAAGATCTCAAAACCGAAAGCACCGTTGAACATCAGGCTCAGGTCGAAATTCTTATAACGGATCGTGTTGCTCCAGGAGAGATAAGAGGTCGGCGTACCATTGCCTATATAGCGTTTGTACTTCACATCCGCCTTGGACACGGGAACCTTTTCGCCTTCATCGGTATAAATCATCATATCACCATTCTCTACACCGGCATACTCATAGCCATAGAACTGGCCGATCTTGCTGCCCTCTTCCACACGGAAGAAGTATTCGCTGGTACCTACGCCCGGTTTCTGATACAGTTCCACATAAGAAGCTTTGTACAGGCTGTTGGAGAGTTTATCCAGTTTTGTAGTACCGTAAGAGTAGTTGATGCCGGATGTCCATTCTACGGGAGTTCCTTTGAAAACGTCGCCTTCCAGAGACACTTCGATACCACGGTTCACAGTGGTTCCTACGTTTACCAGAATTGTAGAGTAGATGTAGGGAGGCTGTGGAGCCGTATAGTTGTAAAGCAAGTCGCGTGACTGGCGGTCAAACCATTCGACAGAACCGCGCAACCTGTTCCACAAGGCAAAGTCAACACCAATGTTCATACTGACACTCTTCTCCCAGCCCAGTTTGGAGTTGGCATTCACCGAAGGGGCATAACCTGTTACCCAGGCACCATCCATCAGATAGGTATCCGTAACATTCAGCTGGGCATTTTTATGAGAGCCGTAAGTGGCCAATGACTGATAGCAATCGAAGTCCGAACGACCTGTCACACCATAAGAGACACGGGGCTTCAAACTCTGGACGACGTTTTGATGGTCTTTCAGGAAACCCATATTCGCCATTTCCCAGGCAAGGGAAAGAGACGGGAAAGCGCCCCATTTATGATCTGCACCGAATTTGGTAGAGCCTTCGTAACGGATAGAAGCGGAAGCAATCAACAGATTCTTCCAGTTATAGTTAACACGTCCGAAGACACCGATCAGTTTGGCAAGAGATTTACCGGTACCCATGCTTGCTTTTCCTTTGGCAAGATAAGAACCGCTTCCAAGGTTATTCCAGAGAATATCATCGAAATTGAAGTCACTGTTTCCGGCTTGCAGGCGTTCCCAGGTGGTTTGCTCGTAGTTGTAGCCTACCATTGCCTTGAAGTTGTGGTCACCCAGATCCAGCGAGTAGTTACCCAACCACTCCAGGCGGGAAGTGTACCATTTCTGGTAAGTCACTTCTGCACGTCCGTTATAACCGTTCCAGTATGATTCACCGGCGGTGGAAGGGGTATAATAGTGCTGTTTCAGATCGTTGTAGTGCAAAGAGTAGCTCAATGAAGTATTCAGCATTTGCTTTTCCGAACGGATCAGGTTGACTTTTACCTCAGCAGTACCCAACAGGTAAACGCGCTGCCCGTTATTGTCGATCTCTTTCAGTTCCTGCACCGGATTGCGTGCTCCGGTAGGAGAAGTAGGCTGGAAGTAAGTTCCGTCCTCGTTATACAAAGGCATGGTAGGGTTCATGCTCAGGGCAGTATCGAACATACCGTCGTTGCCCCATACTTCATTCACGCGACGGGCGTTGAGTGAACCGTTCAGTTCTACGATTCCATCCATCATACGCTGGTTCAGGACAAAGCGTCCGCCAAATTCTTCGCGGCTGCTGTTCAGATCGAGACCGGTTGCTTTCTTATAATTGAAAGAAGCGCCATAATATCCGTTCTTGGTACTGCCGTCGATAGAAAGATATTGGTTGTTATCATACGAGAAGTCGCGCAGCAACAGGTCGTACCAATCAGTAGAATACCCATAGTCCGTTGCACGGCGGGAACGACGGAATTCGTCTGCGCTCAAGATATCCGGGCCACTCTTTGCCAGGTTCACACCGAACCAGCTGTCGTAAGTCACTTGGGCGCGTCCGGCTTCTCCGGCTCCCTTACGGGTAGTAATCAGGATTACACCATTGGCACCACGTGTTCCGTAGATAGCGGCGGAAGCGGCATCTTTCAGTACGGTCATCGACTCAATGTCCTGTGCTGCCAGGTTGCGGATATCGCCACCTGCCACACCATCAATTACCACTAACGGGTCATTGGATGCCGAAATAGAGGTTGCACCACGAATCTGAAGGGAGGAACTTGCATTCGGATTGGCTGCCGCCGTATTGTTTACGGTCAAACCGGCTACTTTACCGGTCAGCATCTCCATCGGATTGTTCATGGAACCTTGCAGGAACTTCGATCTGTCTACCTGCACAATGGAACTGGAAAGTTCTTTCTTGCTCAATGAACCGTAGCCCACTACCACAACTTCATCCAGTGCCTGAGCGTCTTCCGACAGCACTACATTGATTTCTTTGCGTCCGCTACAGGGGATTTCTTGTGTTTTGTAGCCAATAAAGGAGAAAACAAGGACGGAAGAAGGTTTCACTCCCGACAAAGTATAGTTACCGTCAATATCGGTAATGATACCATTAGTCGTACCTTTCACGGTTACGTTGGCACCGATTACAGTTTCGCCCGTGGTATCCGTTACTTTTCCTTTCACGGTTAAATCCTGGGCAAAGGATGCCACTGCAAAAAGTAATCCGGCCATAAGAAGAAGAGACCGGCACAAACATAACTTTGTTCTTTTTACATTCATACTATTAGTTTTTAGATTAGCAATCATTCTGTTCACCTCCACAGGTTGAGGCGACAATGCAAATGTCTGTAAAAAGAAGGGGGAAGAAAAAGAGGACTAAAGAAAATCTAGATTAACAAAAGAATCAAAATATTATATATCAGTAAGATAAAGCAAATAAAGGGCGTTAAAAAACTAAATGAAAACAAAGAAAGCTCTAACCAGCAAAAGACCCAATCTTCATCACCTCTTCTTCAAAATTATCACGGCAAAGAGAGCGATTCTTCAATTTGGAACGGTAGGTATAAATAGTAGTAATGGAATAACGCAGGAAACCTGCAATCTTGGCACTGTCCGTAATTCCCAAACGAATTAAGGCGAATATACGAAGCTCTGTTGTCAGCCGTTCATCCTGTTTAGGAATAATTCTTTCTTCTTCCGGCAACAGCTCATTAAAGCGTTTCACAAAATCAGGGAAGATACTAAGGAATGAATTATCGAAGTTCTGATAGAATTCTTTCAGCTCCTCATCGATGAAACGGGAGGATTTCAACGTTTTGTAGAGTTCCTCCACCTTTCCCGAAGCAGCCTGTTTGTTAAGCATCCGGCGGTATCCCTCCAACTTATCAATGTATGTGGAGCACAACCCCATAAACCGGCCGACATACTCCTCCTTAATATGATTAGCCTCCGTCAGTGAGTTATTCGTTTCGTGCTGTCTCTGATTTACTTCGATCAATCTTTCATTCAGAAGTTTCAGCTCTTCATTCATAGCCAGCAAATCCTGTCGCGCACGGGCCAGCTTCTTCACCTGACGAATTACATACCACACCGCACATGCCAGAAACAGCGTCAGTAAACTGGTAACAACCAGGAAGATCTGTAACACCTGCTGATGCTTCTGTTTCTCCACCTGATAGGCATGGTCTATGACCGGGAGCATCCTTGAAGCCTGCACATTCCGGAGACGGGCATTGTAGAAATTGGCATCTTCCATACTGCGCTTCATATAAACATCCGCCCGTTGCAATTGTCCCTCTTCATATAGCAGTTCCGCCAATGCACGCAAGGAATTATTCTCTTTCACCACACCACGAATATCAGCAATCGCGCTCTTTATCAAGTACTCTTTTTGCTTTTCCCGCTGTCCCGTACTCTGATAGATAAAAGCTAGAATAGAAGTCACCACTGCATAATCCCGTGTATCCGGTGAAAGCTTTTGCTGATAGGCTTCCAACATTTCAATGGCTTCCTCTCCTCTTCCTTGTTGCAGAAGTTCGGGAGTATAAGCTATGACATACTGATAAGACCCCTCTTCTACCATCTGCAATACAGAGTCGCGGTAGGTATACAGGTTATTCAGATATTCGATCTGATATTCGTCGTCCATCGCATACTCTGCATGATAGAGATAAATATCCTCAAAAGTGATGTAATATTCAATGAGTTGTTCTCTGGAAAGTTGCTTGCTATCTATAGACTTCAACAAGGCCACGCCTTCTGCATACAGACCTGTCTTTCCCAGGATGCTTGCCTTCTTCAGTTTGGCTTCATCCAGCCAATCTTGATTGTTGTGCTGAAGGGCAATCTCGATATTGCGATTGATATAATGTCTTGCTGAATCGCAAATATACGCTTCATATTCATCAAAAAGTTGTTGATTGATTTGGTATTCCTCGGAAGGAGAAGTACTCTTACGAGTCCGGAAATATTCTTTGATCTGATCAATGCGTTTCAGTCTGGCTTGCTCGTATTGAACGGTGTTTTCAATTGTCCTGTCCAGAACCACCAGTAAAGAATCTATTTTCTCCTGCGCTTGCAGAAGGCAACAGAACAGCAAAGAGATTACAAAAAGCAGGTACCGGTTTTTCATGCTTACAAACGTTTACGAACAGGACAAAGATATAAAATCCTACTATAATAACCATCTTACCGGTTCGTTTTTAATAAATCGCCTCAGCTTTGAAGAGTATATATGCATAAAAGGGACGCTGCATCTCGCGGCGTCCCATCTATCTTAGTTAGTTTTTATAAGAATTTGAGAGAATTGAAACTTCACAGCCTCAATTTGTTGTTTTAATAAAGCACACTAACTATATTTATGTTTAAAGCAAATGAAAATGTTATTCTTAAAAGCAAATGAAAACGTTACTTCTTCAGTTCCACCTTCTTGTCTACCCGTTGCAGACTATCCAGAATCTGTTGTTCGTGGGTAATCGTCACGTCTCCCGAAAGAGCTACCGAAGGTGTGGTAATTTGTTTGCCTATCGTATCGGCTGCGGCCACTTCTTTTACATCACTATAGAATGAATGCTGCATCACATTCCCTAATGAAAGTACCACTGCCACTACTGCGGCGGCCTTGAACAGCGGAACGAAGCGTGCGGTAAGCGTCAAGCGTTTTGCCTTTACCACCGGAGTCTCCACTTCTGCAAGCACACGGGCGTCGAAATCTGCTCCCAACCCCACTTCTTGTTGCAGTTGCTGATATACGAACAAGTCTTTGTAGCGAAGCAAATGCTCCGGAACGTCGCTTCCGTTAAAGAAAGCACGCAATTGCGCTTCTTCCTCAAGGGAAGTCTCACACTGCCAGTAGCGTTCTAAAAGTTGTTCTATATATTTACAGTCCATAACCATCTATATCTAAATACCGTTGTTTTACTTTTTGCCTCGCCCTGAAGAGGTTCACTTTTACCTGTTCCTCCGTCAAATGCAGGACGACCGCGATTTCTTTATAACTCTTACCCTCTATATCCCGAAGCTGCATGATCAGCCTTTGTTTATCGGGGAGTTCATTGACCAGACGATGGATGAGTGTCATTTGCTCTTTATCCACCAAGTGATCGTAAGGGTTGGATGCTCCGGAAGTCTGTTCCATTTCAGGTGTCAGTTCCACGGTCTGAGCGTCTTTTCTTTCGCTACGGTCTATTGCCAGATTCTTTGCCACTGTCAGGCAATAAGCCTCGATAGAACCGAATTTCGTCCACTCATCACGTTTGTTCCAGACTCTTATCAGCGTTTCCTGCACAACGTCTTCTGCCTCTGCTCTGTCGAAAGTAATCCGGAGAGCCAACCGAAAGAGTTTGTCTTTCAGAGGGAGAATGTCATTCCGAAAACTGATTTCTTGCATCTCTATTAATAATGACGGTTAAGTATATGGAAAGTTACAGTTGATCACTACTTTTTTTGAATTATTTTTTGATGCGGGTTCCGCTATTCTCGTTAATTGCTGACGCTAAGGTAATTACCACTTCAGTTACTCCCGCATTCAAAGCTTCAAAAGAATTCTCCAGCTTGGGTATCATACCTCCTTGAATAACACCGTCCGCTACGTATTGTTTGAATTCGGCAGGAGTGATCTGGGGTATCACGCTATCGTCATCGTTCTCGTCACGAAGCACCCCCTTCTTCTCAAAACAGAATACCAATGTCACATCGAACAAAGCAGCAAGGGCTTTTGCAGTCTCTCCTGCAATAGTATCGGCATTTGTATTCAGCAGATTGCCTGCACCGTCGTGCGTCAGCGGAGCCATAACGGGCACTACTCCTTTATGGATCAAATCACCCAGAAACTCTGCATTCACTTGCTTTACATCACCCACAAAGCCATAGTCAACGTCTTTCACCGGGCGCTTTACGGAACGGATCACATCCATATCCGCGCCTGTCAATCCCAGTGCATTGACACCACGCGCCTGAAGTCCGGCTACAATATTCTTGTTCACCAGCCCGCCGTACACCATCGTCACTACTTTCAGCGTTTCGGCATCCGTGATACGACGCCCGTTTACCATCTGACTTTCAATGCCCAGTCGGGCAGCCAATTTTGTGGCCGAACGGCCACCTCCGTGTACCAAGACTTTGTAGCCCTCGATAGCTGCAAAGTCATCCAACAACTTATGGAGGGTAGCTTCTTCCTCCACGATTTTGCCACCCACCTTTATTACTGTCAGTTTTTCTCTCATGGTTATAAGTTTTTAGCTACGAGCTACAAGCTACGAGTGGCTGCGCAAACATGCTGCATAGTACTCGTAGCTTGTAGCTCGTAGCTCGTAACTAATTCACTCCAAATAAGTATATCCGTACAGACCGGAACGATAATTGGAAAGGAATTCTTTTCCTTCTTCCAACGAAATACGTCCCTCTTTTACTGATTGAGTCACCCAAGTCTCCAGTGTACGCACCAGTTTCTTAGGACTATATTGAACATAGTCAAGCACTTCCGCTACAGTTTCGCCATCAATCACTTGTTCGATGGTATATCCTTTCTCATTAACAGATACATGCACAGCATTCGTATCACCGAAAAGATTATGCATATCACCCAGAATCTCCTGATAGGCACCTACCAGGAACACACCCATATAATAAGGTTCCTTACTCTTTAAAGAATGAGTGGGCAGATAGTGTGCCACATTCTTAGTCGAGATAAAGTTAGCGATCTTTCCATCCGAGTCACAAGTGATGTCCTGCAAGGTTGCCGCACGGTCGGGACGTTCGTCCAGACGCTGAATGGGCATAATCGGGAATATCTGGTCGATAGCCCAGGAATCCGGCAGGGACTGGAACAGCGAGAAGTTACAGAAATATTTATCCGCCAACAGTTTCGGCAGTCCGCGAAGTTCATCGGGAGCATGCTTCAAGCCGCCTGCAATCTGGTTCACCTCACGCATAACAGACCAGTAAAGACGCTCAATCTGTGCACGTGTTTTCAAATCCACAATTCCATGACTGAACAAGTCGAGCGCTTCTTCACGAATTTGCTGTGCATCGTGCCAGGCTTCCAGCATCTTATTTTGATTCAATGTATCCCAAATGCCATAAAGTTCCTGCACCAATTCATGGTCTTCCTCAGTTACTTCTTCATCATCGTCCCATTCGGGCAAAGTGGTGGTTTCCAACACTTCAAAAATAAGCACGGAATGATGGGCAGTCAGCGCGCGTCCACTTTCCGTAATAATATTGGGATGGGGAATATCATTTTTATCACTGGCATCCACCAAAGTGGAAATAGAGTCATTCACATATTCCTGAATGGAATAATTGACGCTGCTTTCGCTGCTGGACGAGCGTGTTCCATCGTAGTCTACGCCCAAGCCACCACCGATATCAACGAATTCTACTTTGAATCCCATAGAGTGAAGCTGCACATAGAATTGAGACGCTTCGCGCAAGGCTGTCTTAATGCGACGGATTTTTGTAACCTGGCTTCCGATATGGAAATGTATCAATTTCAGACAATCTTTCAGTCCTTTTGAGTCTAAAAAGTCGAGTGCTTCGAGCAATTCACTGGAACTGAGTCCGAACTTGCTTGCATCGCCGCCTGAGTCTTCCCATTTGCCGCTTCCTGAAGAAGCCAGCTTGATACGAATACCAATGTTAGGCATAACATTCAACTGCTTCGCCATCTTGGCTATCAGCTTTAGCTCGTTCATTTTTTCTACTACAAGGAAAATGCGCTTTCCCATCTTCTGGGCAAGCAAAGCCAACTCTATATAGCTCTCATCCTTATAGCCGTTGCAGATAATCAACGAGTCAGAATCTGAGTTAATAGCAATCACGGCATGAAGTTCAGGCTTCGACCCGGCTTCCAACCCGAGATTGAATTTCTTTCCATGGCTGATAATCTCCTCAACCACAGGGCGCATCTGATTAACCTTGATAGGATAGATGATAAAGTTCTGCGCTTTATAGCCGTATTCCTCAGCGGCCTGCCTAAAACATGAAGAAGTCTTCTCAATCCGGTTGTCCAGAATATCGGGAAAACGTATCAGCATAGGAGCCGCCACGTCTCGCAATTGCAACTCATCCACCAATTCTTTCAAATCGACGCCGACACCGTTTTTACGAGGTGTCACCACTACATGACCTTTGTCATTGATACCAAAGTACGAAGTGCCCCAACCTGTAATGTTGTAAAGCTCTTCTGAATCTTCAATACGCCATTTTCTCATTTTTTGTAACTCAGATGTTTGTTGTTTGATTTTA encodes the following:
- a CDS encoding RNA polymerase sigma factor, whose protein sequence is MQEISFRNDILPLKDKLFRLALRITFDRAEAEDVVQETLIRVWNKRDEWTKFGSIEAYCLTVAKNLAIDRSERKDAQTVELTPEMEQTSGASNPYDHLVDKEQMTLIHRLVNELPDKQRLIMQLRDIEGKSYKEIAVVLHLTEEQVKVNLFRARQKVKQRYLDIDGYGL
- a CDS encoding DUF6377 domain-containing protein, whose amino-acid sequence is MKNRYLLFVISLLFCCLLQAQEKIDSLLVVLDRTIENTVQYEQARLKRIDQIKEYFRTRKSTSPSEEYQINQQLFDEYEAYICDSARHYINRNIEIALQHNNQDWLDEAKLKKASILGKTGLYAEGVALLKSIDSKQLSREQLIEYYITFEDIYLYHAEYAMDDEYQIEYLNNLYTYRDSVLQMVEEGSYQYVIAYTPELLQQGRGEEAIEMLEAYQQKLSPDTRDYAVVTSILAFIYQSTGQREKQKEYLIKSAIADIRGVVKENNSLRALAELLYEEGQLQRADVYMKRSMEDANFYNARLRNVQASRMLPVIDHAYQVEKQKHQQVLQIFLVVTSLLTLFLACAVWYVIRQVKKLARARQDLLAMNEELKLLNERLIEVNQRQHETNNSLTEANHIKEEYVGRFMGLCSTYIDKLEGYRRMLNKQAASGKVEELYKTLKSSRFIDEELKEFYQNFDNSFLSIFPDFVKRFNELLPEEERIIPKQDERLTTELRIFALIRLGITDSAKIAGFLRYSITTIYTYRSKLKNRSLCRDNFEEEVMKIGSFAG
- the argB gene encoding acetylglutamate kinase — translated: MREKLTVIKVGGKIVEEEATLHKLLDDFAAIEGYKVLVHGGGRSATKLAARLGIESQMVNGRRITDAETLKVVTMVYGGLVNKNIVAGLQARGVNALGLTGADMDVIRSVKRPVKDVDYGFVGDVKQVNAEFLGDLIHKGVVPVMAPLTHDGAGNLLNTNADTIAGETAKALAALFDVTLVFCFEKKGVLRDENDDDSVIPQITPAEFKQYVADGVIQGGMIPKLENSFEALNAGVTEVVITLASAINENSGTRIKK
- the speA gene encoding biosynthetic arginine decarboxylase, whose amino-acid sequence is MRKWRIEDSEELYNITGWGTSYFGINDKGHVVVTPRKNGVGVDLKELVDELQLRDVAAPMLIRFPDILDNRIEKTSSCFRQAAEEYGYKAQNFIIYPIKVNQMRPVVEEIISHGKKFNLGLEAGSKPELHAVIAINSDSDSLIICNGYKDESYIELALLAQKMGKRIFLVVEKMNELKLIAKMAKQLNVMPNIGIRIKLASSGSGKWEDSGGDASKFGLSSSELLEALDFLDSKGLKDCLKLIHFHIGSQVTKIRRIKTALREASQFYVQLHSMGFKVEFVDIGGGLGVDYDGTRSSSSESSVNYSIQEYVNDSISTLVDASDKNDIPHPNIITESGRALTAHHSVLIFEVLETTTLPEWDDDEEVTEEDHELVQELYGIWDTLNQNKMLEAWHDAQQIREEALDLFSHGIVDLKTRAQIERLYWSVMREVNQIAGGLKHAPDELRGLPKLLADKYFCNFSLFQSLPDSWAIDQIFPIMPIQRLDERPDRAATLQDITCDSDGKIANFISTKNVAHYLPTHSLKSKEPYYMGVFLVGAYQEILGDMHNLFGDTNAVHVSVNEKGYTIEQVIDGETVAEVLDYVQYSPKKLVRTLETWVTQSVKEGRISLEEGKEFLSNYRSGLYGYTYLE
- a CDS encoding SusC/RagA family TonB-linked outer membrane protein, encoding MNVKRTKLCLCRSLLLMAGLLFAVASFAQDLTVKGKVTDTTGETVIGANVTVKGTTNGIITDIDGNYTLSGVKPSSVLVFSFIGYKTQEIPCSGRKEINVVLSEDAQALDEVVVVGYGSLSKKELSSSIVQVDRSKFLQGSMNNPMEMLTGKVAGLTVNNTAAANPNASSSLQIRGATSISASNDPLVVIDGVAGGDIRNLAAQDIESMTVLKDAASAAIYGTRGANGVILITTRKGAGEAGRAQVTYDSWFGVNLAKSGPDILSADEFRRSRRATDYGYSTDWYDLLLRDFSYDNNQYLSIDGSTKNGYYGASFNYKKATGLDLNSSREEFGGRFVLNQRMMDGIVELNGSLNARRVNEVWGNDGMFDTALSMNPTMPLYNEDGTYFQPTSPTGARNPVQELKEIDNNGQRVYLLGTAEVKVNLIRSEKQMLNTSLSYSLHYNDLKQHYYTPSTAGESYWNGYNGRAEVTYQKWYTSRLEWLGNYSLDLGDHNFKAMVGYNYEQTTWERLQAGNSDFNFDDILWNNLGSGSYLAKGKASMGTGKSLAKLIGVFGRVNYNWKNLLIASASIRYEGSTKFGADHKWGAFPSLSLAWEMANMGFLKDHQNVVQSLKPRVSYGVTGRSDFDCYQSLATYGSHKNAQLNVTDTYLMDGAWVTGYAPSVNANSKLGWEKSVSMNIGVDFALWNRLRGSVEWFDRQSRDLLYNYTAPQPPYIYSTILVNVGTTVNRGIEVSLEGDVFKGTPVEWTSGINYSYGTTKLDKLSNSLYKASYVELYQKPGVGTSEYFFRVEEGSKIGQFYGYEYAGVENGDMMIYTDEGEKVPVSKADVKYKRYIGNGTPTSYLSWSNTIRYKNFDLSLMFNGAFGFEIFNMRRYGMGLKGCGTDNVLRDAYGKDADITTGGGVISSFFLEKGDYFKLDNLTLGYTITPKENKFIKGMRVYLTAKNLFTLTGYSGNDPSAVAINGLTPGVDTNSAYPSATQLSVGLNIRFK